The Brachyhypopomus gauderio isolate BG-103 chromosome 7, BGAUD_0.2, whole genome shotgun sequence genome has a window encoding:
- the LOC143519371 gene encoding E3 ubiquitin-protein ligase TRIM35-like encodes MAVNMSDEDTDKPSLLELDLTCPVCKELFRDPVLLSCGHSFCRECLEASWKHKSKKDCPICRKCCDGEQPISNRALKNACEAFQKEKGLRIPGGANILCGLHNRELSLFCIKDETPICVDCVSLHSDHDPLPLDQGVPFCKSELNMKIKILCEKLESFRRMKRRYGDTITFIQTQSEEAERQIKQEFERLRQILNNEEAARIVALKKEEEQKKQLMKEKIDNVAREIITLSELIQSVKNELWAEDQVFLQKFQTLKRRAQWTAEDPQKVPGALIDMATRVGSLGYKVWENMQSHINCFPVLMDPNTASPWLLMSPDYTSVKESPERQSFPDNPERFDPCVFILGSQGYTSGHHRWDVHVGDNPDWIVGVCRESVARKRKFTVTTTGGVWSIGLSKGVYNALSMPRKELTIERRPDTIRVKLNMEKGEVSFWDMGTGRHLYTYADKFTGKIFPLFGPGLHSTPMKILPAEITIHKK; translated from the exons ATGGCTGTGAACATGTCAGACGAAGACACCGACAAACCGTCTCTTCTGGAGTTAGATTTAACCTGTCCCGTGTGTAAGGAGCTTTTTCGAGACCCCGTGTTGCTTTCGTGTGGTCACAGTTTTTGTCGTGAATGTCTGGAGGCCAGCTGGAAGCATAAATCAAAGAAGGATTGTCCCATATGTCGCAAGTGTTGCGATGGGGAACAACCGATCTCAAATCGGGCTCTGAAGAATGCTTGTGAAGCCTTCCAGAAGGAGAAAGGTTTGCGAATTCCCGGAGGTGCTAACATTCTTTGCGGTCTACATAATCGAGAATTGTCATTGTTCTGCATTAAAGACGAGACACCTATATGTGTTGACTGCGTGTCACTACATAGTGACCATGATCCTTTACCTCTGGACCAGGGAGTCCCGTTCTGTAAG AGTGAACTCAATATGAAAATCAAGATTCTATGTGAAAAATTGGAGTCTTTTAGGAGAATGAAGAGACGATATGGTGACACAATCACTTTTATTCAG ACCCAGTCTGAGGAGGCAGAGAGGCAAATCAAACAGGAGTTTGAGAGACTTCGTCAGATCCTGAACAATGAGGAGGCTGCCAGAATTGTAGCCCTGAAGAAAGAAGAAGAGCAGAAGAAGCAGTTGATGAAAGAGAAAATTGACAACGTAGCTCGCGAAATCATCACTCTCTCTGAGCTGATTCAGTCAGTGAAGAATGAGCTGTGGGCAGAAGACCAGGTTTTCTTGCAG aAATTCCAGACTCTTAAACGCAG GGCACAGTGGACAGCTGAGGATCCCCAGAAAGTTCCAGGTGCCCTGATTGACATGGCAACTCGTGTTGGAAGTCTGGGGTACAAAGTCTGGGAGAATATGCAATCTCATATCAACTGTT TTCCAGTGCTAATGGACCCGAACACTGCTTCTCCCTGGCTGTTAATGTCCCCCGACTACACCAGCGTCAAAGAGAGTCCAGAGAGGCAGTCCTTCCCAGACAACCCCGAACGATTCGACCCCTGCGTCTTCATCCTGGGCTCGCAGGGTTACACGTCTGGCCACCACCGCTGGGATGTGCACGTGGGCGACAATCCCGACTGGATTGTTGGAGTGTGCAGGGAATCGGTCGCCCGCAAGCGCAAGTTCACGGTGACCACGACGGGAGGGGTGTGGAGCATCGGGCTGAGCAAAGGCGTGTATAATGCCCTGTCCATGCCTCGCAAGGAGCTGACCATAGAGAGGAGGCCGGACACCATCAGGGTGAAACTAAACATGGAGAAAGGAGAGGTGTCCTTCTGGGATATGGGTACTGGAAGGCACCTGTACACCTACGCCGACAAGTTCACAGGGAAGATCTTCCCTCTGTTCGGCCCGGGACTGCATAGCACGCCCATGAAAATTCTGCCAGCTGAAATCACCATCCATAAGAAGTGA